AGGGGCTGATGGTTACGGGAAGCCTCATGCGGTCCCAAGGGAAGGGTTCACCGTTGGTGGCTACAGGAAGCTCTTTGGCTTGATCTTGATTTGGGATTTGAGCTCCAGATGAGGGATGAATAGAAACAAAGAGCACCAGCAGGAGGGGAAACATGGTGGCAAGGACAACAGGAAATCCTTTCACCTAGAATAGtattaaaaagagcaaacatGCAGAATTTAGTTTAAATTCATAATTATTTCGCAAAGTAAATTACCACAGTTGAGCAGTTTAATCAAATAACTGCAACACAAGCACATTCACGGACAATAGCAGGGAAGACATGAGCACAACAGTTTCGATTTTACCAAAACCTTCATTCATTTGTAGACGCCAAACAACTAGAAGAATATATATTTCACATAAAGCAAGAACTTGTATGATCTTACAGCTCCAATATTGAtcattattaaatttaaaaatgtaacattctTCCACCTTACCGTTTCGCCTTCTCCTCGCTGTTTGTCAAGagtgaaagtgaaacaaaagcTGGAGGAGGAATTATATGCAGGGCAGGAAACGGCGGAGAGCTGTCAGCAGTTAGTTCCGTGTCACAAACTGAGAAGCATCTTcggtttttaaaatgcaatgctTTCCCACCTCTGTAATTCAAACCAACACAGCCCAGAAACTGCGGGGCATGACAACAACCCGCCTAGTTTTATCTCATTAAAACCTTCACAATAAATAAACGTGGGCTAAAACTTACTGAATCATTGCATTAAAGTCCCTAAAGATACCAACGGAAACACGAGCATAATTTTCACCGGGACACTCTGGGAAAGGACCAGGAAGTCCAACGTATTTATGACTAAACTAATTCAGACCAGCAGAGGGAGACATTGCTTAATTTTAAAAGGAGTCAAAAGACGCAAATTCCTCTCgccagaaaaaaatctacagatAAGTGAAAACTAAAAAGTATCTTATAACTTATAACCATTTAAATAAGCAAACCTAAATATGACTAAATACACTTGATATTCAGTGGAATGAGGAAActtgtattaatttattatataatttagAAGGACTCCAAATCAGTCAGTCTCTTAAATAAGACAATGCACCAAACTGAGTATTTTTCTAGTAGGAGAAAACAAGTCCATTACTTATTCCTACAGGAGACATTTTAGGAGACATGGCAGCCTGTACAATGTTTTAGCTTGCAGACCATAGAgttgataataaaataataaaagaaatatcatgaaataatattttatcatctcagaataattaatacattataaactaaataaaaccaaaaagcaACTCTTGCGAGTGGATTTAAAGTATTATGTTTACAGTGTGTTACTAGAATATTAGTAACACACTATGAGGaatgcatgaataaataaataaaatccctaAATACGCTAAAAAATACCCTTTTACAATAAAACTTTAGACTATTGTTTAGAAAAATACTTCATTGCAACCTGTCCTGGGTCACCaatgaaatgtgattttcttaagtccagcaggtggcagtaaaTTTACATGTGAGGTGATTTGCCAACCGTCAACAACGAACGAAGAAGAAGTCAACCGCCGGATATTCCGAGGATCAATATGAAACAAACAATAcattcaggaggtttttgacTTTAACTTTCAATAATTGCTGGGATTATTACACAGGGACTAAATGGGTGCATATTATTGCGCCATATGTAATCAGACAACATTCTGCGGGAAGAAGAAACACATCTTTGGAAAAAATCACCAAAGCAGACTCAGAGTCGTTCTACTTAAATTTACTGAAAAGGTGAGGAGCTTAAATTAGCAcagtttgtgcaaaaatgttgtttacaaTGTGTCGTGTGTTTTTCTATCCTTTTGCATTACCGAATACTACAATAATAATGCTCTGACATGCCAGACCAGTTGCTAATGATGTTAGCTGCTAACCgtgttattgtttattatattttcgCCTTTTCTCACCTACTTCTGCGACAAGTTTAAGCTATTATTTAACAGTCGTCCCCAAATGTGACATGACATTCAACACAATAAACTATATAATTGTAATGGAGCTACATTCACTCCTATCTTTAAGACTGGGGTCATTTCAATAATCCATATTAATTTGGATGATTATAGTTTACAGCTATTGCAGAACCCCAGATCTGTGAACAAATAAGTGCTCGATATATAATACTCTGTGTTTAAACTATGAGTTTCActcattatttgaaaaataccaTGTTTTTCCACACCAGTAGCATTTATTCAGATATTAACAGTGTAATAATGGCATgtgatttatttgtgttgtcAATAGGTAACAGATACTCTTCGTAATGAGAGAATTAGTTGCTATATAATGGACTGTTTCTAGATTTTAAGTTCCCAGTTGGTCTAAATTCCTAATATTATTTTGGACTTACGTTTACAACTTAAAAAtcattatattttcataataactATTTTTGCTGCATTACATTTCCAATCAAATCGAATATGTtgagttttgaaaaataaaactttcaaagtcatcaaaatatgattttttctttttcataattcAACCATTACAAAGGTAACTTTGAATACCTATTTAccgttttgtgttttaatttaagtCGTCAGTGAAAAAGGCATTATGGCTTTAATCAGTGCTCTGTACCaattaaacacttttaaagtTCTTCATTTTTCAATATATGGATtagcttgttgttttttaacagtaATCTTAATTTCCTTCTGTTCCATGACTGTCCCATGATGGCTGTCAGGTCAAAGAAGCTCGACGAACCCTTAAAAGACCCCAAGTGGAAAAGTTTGATTGCACTCAGCACAAGCAGAAGTTCTGGTGCTACTGCTGTGGTCTTGAAGTTGAACGGGACGTCACAGATGACAACATGACAGTGATGTATGGAGGCTTATTGGAGCACATGGCCACGTACGTCTTTTATGGTTAACTTTTGTATTTAAGttcatttgttcttttcctctgtcttttctacagattttgtcttttgtaaagGAGCAAATAGATTTTTAGTCTgcccaaatatttaaaaatttttagcattttgaagTTTATATtggagaaaatgaacatttaaaatacatgtaGAGGACTTAACGAACTTCTTTCAAATGTAGAAATCAGGatatatgtaattttaaacTGTAACTAGATCTGGGGATGACAAATCGTTAAGTCGAAACACTGGGTATTAAAAATCTCAAATACTTTTCATTCCAGACGAGAACACAGAAACAGTACTTATAAGTTTTGGTGGGACAACAAGGCTGACCCCAAGCTTAGAGATAGAGTCTTAATCACAGAGGAAGAAACTGAAAGGTAAGACAACAAGTTTGTATGAAAGAAATATGGatttaaaatcagttaaaatcaaTTACATTGTTTGGTTCTTTTTAGGTTTAAGGCTGAAGTGGCAAAAGTTTTGGAATCCTTTGTGGAAAAGGAAGACGAGTATATTAAGCAGGTAATGAGTTGTACTTTTGTTATCTTTCTTGAGATTAAACCAAAAAGCATCAGCCGTGTGCTTACATAATTTCATTTGCACACTTTCTTTTCAAATTGATCTTTCTTGAATTAACTTATGCGCTAAAGTTATTTCAGTCTGCACTATGTTGATAGGCAATGAGGCGTGACAGTGTGCAGTGAATGCTAACGAACAGTACTGTTTTTCTGCTTATCTTTCCATGAGTGCAGCAAGCTGATGTTATCCGGGCCCAGGAAAAGCACCGCCAGGAGGTCTTCCAGTGTCTTTTAGAGGTTTGTTTTCCAAAGATGCAGTGGCAGTATCCATCACTGTGGCCTTGGCTGGtatttttctatgtaaaaaGGAAAATCCCTTTATTTTCCAGCTGAATGTTTAGTCATCACAAGATGTAAACAACATTCACTGAGAGATTATTTATGAGATTGGGTTGCACAGATTTAACTAGCTAGGATTTTAACTTATGCAAGTTGTAATAAACTAAAGCTATTTGGAAATTCAAGTCGAGACATGTAATGATGTTGCAGAGTAATTTACCAACTGATTGACATGATATGGAAAGAAATGTTGAGTGGAACTtgcaggacagaaaaaaaagattaaaaagcaaaatcgGTTATgaattttaacagtttcaaGGCAAAATGTagtaaagaaatttaaataaatgggtctagtcttttatttaataactaaACTATATACTTTAATCCATCtgaacaaatacataaaataattgtaaagtttgtttaaatatttaaagcagcTTCAAAAATATCACTCATTTCTCATCAATCTTGgcacaaatattttcaataactACTAAACTTTCTTCACTGTACCTTCTACCACTTTTCCTATCACCACACATGCAAAAAGccatgttttaattattttttcctctttttttaattaaacctttTCACCTTGTTCCATATTTTATGTTTgggttgtattttatttttgctttagatTTTTTCACCCTTTGTCAGTTAACTATACACTGTAGACATAAAGAAGGTATTAGTCGATGGTTTATTCAAATATATATGGCCCAAAATTGTTTAATGATTACAGAAAACTGAAGTTAAGCATTATTAGATGTAAGATGTCCTCTGTGAACCCATGTTGGCTTTTCCTGAATCAATATCAGCCCAATGAAGAGCGGGAGTTATCAAATGGACCCAGCAGCACCGATCCATCGGTGGAGGTTTCTGTCAGGTAACGCTGTGttgacataaaacaataaagcattttATGTTGTCATTGATTTCACTGTGAGTGATGTTTCTGTTTGGGACTCATCATCTTGTCTGGGTACCAGTTCTCAGTTTCAGTCTCAAGTGTCGGAGCAGCAGGTTGGGAGCAGGTTTGACCCGATTATTGAGGCGCCCTGGACACTTGCAGGACGAAGCCTGACTTTTATCGGTTATCAGGTAAACTCCCAGCTTTTTTATGAATCTTTCAATGCTTAtatgtttgtattattttttttcactaatttgGTGCTATTCAATActtagtctttttttctcttttgcaggATTCATCAAGCAGTGGAAATGTGCATACGGGTAACTTCTTGTTAATTCTTTTGTTATTCATATTCTTTTGCTTACTTTCACAGTGACTGACTTCTGAGATCTGTCTCCACACAATGCAGTCAAGCACAATTTTGGAAGAATGGACATATTGACCTTATGTTTGAGTACAATTCCCtctattttcttccattttcccTCTAAATTCTATCCTGGTGTATGACGGCTGTAGCTTGGCTAAAATTGGGCCATCAACAGAAAAATTTCCCCAAACAAAGCAGGAGAACTACAGCAAcgtgacagaaaatatttggtgTTGAAATGTCTCAACATGAACGAAATTCTGCAACAGAGCTGTGTATCTACAAATTCCTGTAAACCTCATTAATCTGAAGCAATGTTGTAAAGAAAAGTGACTCAACATTCCTGCACAGAGGCTGATACAAAAATGGCAGCTTTAAATTGGGCGGGTGCACAAGCTTTTGAATcactgattttcattttttgacaatgagaaaaactttatttttgtcttgactGTATGTCCTGActtatctatttttaatttaatgttttgctcTTCTCACATGGTGTGTTGTTTCTCTAATAGGTTTGAGTGTAGCTCAACAGCTCAGCATTGCATTGTGTGTGTTGCAGGAGCCGTTCCGCCTTGGCTCCAAGAAGATCCACTAGAGGGGCCGTCTGGAGCAGCGGCACAGGCTGAGATCGGCCCGTCACTCCAGGAGTTCCTCAAGCAAAGTATCTTAGCACTTGCATTGTTTGCTGTACAAAGACCAACTAGTTATTCATTCAGATTTATGAGTAACTTTTGTTCTCTAAACAGTTTAACTGCATACTCCAGACACATCAAACTACTGTGTAACAAAAGGTTCATTATCTGTCTTTTTTCCAGAGGAGCAAGAAAAACTAAGGAAACTTCCTCCGAATAGAGTGGGAGCCAACTTTGATCACAGCTCTCATACAGACGCCAACTGGCTTCCCTCTTTTGGTAGAGTGTGGAACAGTGGCCGGCGCTGGCAGTCCAGGTAAGAGCCACAATGGGAAAAGAATTGCCACTTCTGAAGAACATTGGAGATATTTTTAGGGAAAATAAGAAACCATTTGGCAAAGCTGTATTAGTTATAAGTAAGAACATTTAGTTCCTTCAATTTGGAGGTCCAGACAATTGTCACAACGGACAATTGAAAGCAATACAGTTATATTCATAATAATAGCAGTGTGTTTAAAAAGGTGAGTAAACCtcaaaattcttcaaataaattgtgttttaatgaaCACAAATGCATTTGGGATACTGCACATTCTATTTCAAAtcaaaaaagtggaaaaagtaattgagtattacaatattttacagaaaGTCATGTTAAAAAATAGCAGTTTTGACATCTTTCtttacaaactcaaaaataaactaagaaatGCTGGAAGATTCATCTTTCTTTAGAATCATAAACTAATATTTAGTTGCATAACCATGGTTTCTGATAACGGCGTCACATCTGTGGTACATGGAGTCAGCCATGTTTTTACAAGTGGATACTG
The genomic region above belongs to Xiphophorus maculatus strain JP 163 A chromosome 12, X_maculatus-5.0-male, whole genome shotgun sequence and contains:
- the ccdc84 gene encoding coiled-coil domain-containing protein 84, with product MGAYYCAICNQTTFCGKKKHIFGKNHQSRLRVVLLKFTEKVKEARRTLKRPQVEKFDCTQHKQKFWCYCCGLEVERDVTDDNMTVMYGGLLEHMATREHRNSTYKFWWDNKADPKLRDRVLITEEETERFKAEVAKVLESFVEKEDEYIKQQADVIRAQEKHRQEVFQCLLEPNEERELSNGPSSTDPSVEVSVSSQFQSQVSEQQVGSRFDPIIEAPWTLAGRSLTFIGYQDSSSSGNVHTGAVPPWLQEDPLEGPSGAAAQAEIGPSLQEFLKQKEQEKLRKLPPNRVGANFDHSSHTDANWLPSFGRVWNSGRRWQSRHQFRQEEGQKNKQKRKREHATSGSKTTKPAKQAPSSDI